A window of Aerococcus urinae contains these coding sequences:
- a CDS encoding DJ-1 family glyoxalase III yields the protein MKAMILLSKDYEETEAVAVIDILRRAEIAIDVVATEGDLDTVGDHNITIRADYLLEDIKGADYDILITPGGVGGTNALRENAKVIDLLKEQYRSDSGYIASICASPRVLDKAGISQEIRGTIFPALSDQVNFKEYVADELVVNDKDHQVITSQGPATAYYFALEIVRQLKGQEVHDQVAKALLIPNVEAAVKA from the coding sequence ATGAAAGCAATGATCTTGTTAAGTAAGGATTATGAAGAAACCGAAGCAGTCGCAGTGATTGATATTTTACGCCGGGCTGAAATTGCTATTGATGTAGTGGCTACTGAAGGTGACCTCGATACAGTGGGCGACCATAATATCACTATCCGAGCGGACTATCTCTTAGAAGATATTAAGGGAGCGGACTATGATATCTTGATCACCCCTGGTGGAGTCGGAGGGACCAATGCCCTTAGAGAAAACGCTAAAGTCATCGACCTGCTTAAGGAACAATACCGATCAGACTCTGGATATATTGCCAGCATCTGTGCGTCACCAAGAGTCTTAGATAAGGCGGGGATTTCCCAAGAAATTCGTGGAACTATCTTCCCTGCTTTAAGTGACCAAGTGAACTTTAAGGAATATGTAGCCGATGAGCTTGTTGTTAATGATAAGGACCACCAAGTAATCACGTCACAAGGCCCTGCAACGGCTTATTACTTTGCTCTTGAAATTGTTCGGCAATTGAAGGGTCAAGAAGTCCATGATCAAGTGGCTAAGGCGCTCTTAATTCCTAATGTTGAAGCAGCGGTTAAGGCTTAA
- a CDS encoding LysR family transcriptional regulator gives MNFQKLKYAVVVANSGSFREASRRLYMAQSSLSTAIKELEEEYQIQIFERTKRGVFITNEGSEFLSYAEDILSQVETLENRYLEDNERRLFSVSGQHYDFACEAFSQLIAEESGNGWDFRFLETSTSQVLEDVKRSYSELGLLYINDKNQRVIEQYLNRYELVFHKLGNFYPHAFVGTKHPLADRDQVSLEELSQYPVIKFEQSRGSSMQFTEESLEPDFEGQEVVYASDRATVINVLANTQAYLIGSGLVTSPFADLERIIPIEGHDDKANKIGYIEARYRKTSPFAKRYIALLENMVNS, from the coding sequence ATGAATTTTCAAAAATTAAAATATGCCGTGGTAGTTGCCAATAGTGGTTCCTTTCGTGAAGCTAGCCGCCGTTTGTATATGGCACAATCTAGTTTGTCTACTGCGATTAAGGAATTAGAGGAAGAGTACCAAATTCAAATTTTTGAGCGTACTAAGCGCGGAGTATTCATTACCAATGAAGGAAGCGAATTTCTTTCCTACGCTGAGGATATTCTCTCACAGGTTGAAACATTAGAGAACCGCTATTTGGAAGATAATGAACGGCGCTTGTTTTCTGTCTCAGGTCAGCATTATGACTTTGCTTGTGAGGCATTTAGTCAATTAATTGCTGAAGAGAGCGGTAATGGTTGGGATTTTCGTTTTTTGGAAACGTCAACTAGCCAAGTCCTAGAAGATGTCAAACGCTCCTATTCTGAGTTAGGGCTTTTGTATATCAATGATAAAAACCAGCGAGTCATCGAGCAATATCTTAACCGCTATGAGTTGGTCTTTCATAAATTGGGGAATTTCTACCCCCATGCTTTTGTGGGGACTAAGCATCCCTTGGCTGACCGTGACCAGGTATCTTTAGAAGAATTGAGCCAGTACCCCGTGATTAAATTTGAGCAAAGTCGGGGCTCTTCCATGCAATTTACCGAAGAATCTCTGGAGCCTGATTTTGAAGGACAAGAGGTTGTTTATGCTTCTGACCGGGCAACCGTGATTAATGTTTTAGCCAATACCCAGGCTTATTTGATTGGGTCTGGCCTAGTGACTTCACCTTTTGCTGATTTAGAACGCATTATTCCTATTGAAGGACATGATGATAAGGCCAATAAAATTGGTTACATCGAAGCCCGCTACCGGAAAACTTCACCTTTCGCTAAACGCTACATCGCCTTATTAGAAAATATGGTGAATTCATGA
- a CDS encoding CPBP family intramembrane glutamic endopeptidase, which yields MNETWYQDPYPGKSRKWLVIFSVIAYFVGETIIQGLTLFFLSPEQNVDSAMDVLLLLNSYPLTYIILDVIWMALFIWGMSACGLKFFSRQKLPSNFFSGVLIGVVLIFAFQWLIGGLTQWLYPEQVDSVNQTILMNSANQMPNWKIFLCFCILPAISEEILTRGLIMRYFVPKHPFLGMVLAAAFFATLHASNLWIHWLGYYAMGMALAWTYYRTGRIEAAMTVHFINNFIATIPMYLS from the coding sequence ATGAATGAGACCTGGTATCAAGACCCCTACCCAGGAAAGTCCCGCAAATGGTTGGTTATCTTTAGTGTTATCGCTTATTTTGTTGGTGAAACTATTATCCAGGGCCTAACCCTATTCTTCCTAAGCCCCGAGCAAAATGTTGACTCGGCTATGGATGTCCTGCTCTTGTTAAATTCTTATCCCCTAACCTATATCATCCTAGATGTTATCTGGATGGCTCTCTTTATTTGGGGCATGAGTGCTTGTGGGCTCAAGTTCTTTAGCCGGCAGAAGTTGCCCAGCAATTTTTTCTCTGGAGTCTTGATTGGAGTGGTCTTAATCTTTGCCTTTCAATGGCTGATCGGGGGCTTGACCCAATGGCTCTATCCTGAACAGGTTGATTCAGTTAACCAGACCATTTTAATGAACTCGGCTAACCAGATGCCCAATTGGAAGATCTTCCTCTGTTTCTGTATCCTACCGGCGATTAGTGAAGAGATTCTGACCCGGGGCTTAATCATGCGGTACTTTGTTCCTAAGCATCCCTTCTTGGGGATGGTTTTAGCGGCCGCTTTCTTTGCTACCCTCCACGCCTCAAATCTTTGGATTCATTGGCTGGGTTATTATGCCATGGGGATGGCACTGGCTTGGACTTATTACCGGACCGGCCGGATCGAAGCCGCCATGACGGTTCACTTTATTAATAACTTTATTGCGACGATCCCTATGTATCTGTCCTAG
- a CDS encoding hydroxyethylthiazole kinase, which produces MPKKTTIPFAKYSQQIKAKAPLVQVLNNYVTIHDVANVILASGGRPVMTDNLPNSQDVVKTADLLLINAASPRPNQELLDLAATAKNDQHPVVLDPVGVAAMPSKLKLCQDLIDQGLVTAVKGNASEIRSLLFERSQGSGVDLGPGDEVTLANLADFAPAFKAYALEKGIILAMSGPIDLVTDGERLAVIENGHPWMASYTGSGCQLSGVLASFLAGNPGEDLFYLTTAAMVSYGVAGEIAAQVLQPYEGNATYSNRVIDQVFLLEAKELERRAKYAIQ; this is translated from the coding sequence ATGCCTAAAAAAACAACCATTCCCTTTGCCAAATATAGTCAGCAGATCAAGGCCAAGGCCCCGCTGGTCCAAGTCTTGAATAATTATGTCACCATCCATGATGTAGCCAATGTGATCCTAGCCAGTGGCGGGCGTCCCGTAATGACCGATAACCTACCTAATAGTCAGGATGTGGTCAAGACGGCTGACCTCTTGCTCATAAATGCCGCTAGCCCTAGGCCTAACCAGGAATTATTAGACCTCGCTGCCACAGCGAAAAATGATCAGCATCCCGTGGTCTTAGACCCAGTGGGAGTTGCAGCTATGCCGTCTAAATTAAAGCTCTGCCAAGATCTGATTGACCAAGGTCTAGTGACTGCGGTAAAGGGGAATGCTTCGGAAATTCGTAGCCTCCTCTTTGAAAGAAGCCAAGGATCAGGGGTCGACTTGGGGCCTGGAGACGAGGTGACCTTGGCTAACCTGGCTGATTTTGCCCCGGCCTTTAAAGCTTATGCCCTAGAAAAAGGGATTATCCTAGCCATGTCAGGCCCGATTGACTTAGTAACTGATGGCGAACGGCTGGCAGTCATTGAAAATGGTCACCCCTGGATGGCTTCTTATACGGGATCAGGTTGCCAGTTAAGCGGCGTCTTAGCCAGCTTTTTAGCTGGTAATCCGGGAGAAGATCTTTTTTACCTGACGACGGCGGCCATGGTTAGCTATGGGGTGGCGGGAGAAATCGCTGCCCAAGTGCTCCAGCCTTATGAGGGCAATGCTACTTATTCCAACCGAGTCATTGACCAGGTCTTCTTATTAGAGGCCAAAGAATTAGAAAGGAGAGCCAAGTATGCCATTCAATAA
- the cdaA gene encoding diadenylate cyclase CdaA, translated as MDWESIFSWSHAFDLIDILIVWLIIYQLLKLIRGTRAVNIFNGIIIFLLFKMVSTVFQLETIDWIMNSIIQWSVIGIIIIFQPEIRNGLDHLGQSLRMKNLRNTQNDPIEQMIEEIIRACQYMAKRRIGALISIEDTQSLTEYANTGIKLDADITEQLLINIFIPNTPLHDGSVVIQDMKISSAASFLPLSENPEIPKELGTRHRAAVGLSEVTDAVVVVVSEETGDISLTYKGKIMRDLSEEEIRETLRQHFAESEDSDAIIEGNHFLKNIFQKKNGGDKDE; from the coding sequence ATGGATTGGGAATCAATTTTCAGTTGGTCACACGCCTTTGACCTGATCGATATCTTGATTGTTTGGCTCATCATCTATCAGTTGCTCAAGTTAATCCGGGGCACACGGGCGGTCAATATCTTTAATGGCATCATTATCTTTTTACTTTTTAAAATGGTTTCGACCGTCTTTCAATTAGAAACCATCGACTGGATCATGAATAGTATTATCCAGTGGTCAGTCATCGGGATTATCATTATTTTTCAACCGGAAATCAGAAACGGCCTCGATCACCTCGGTCAAAGTTTACGCATGAAAAATTTACGAAATACCCAAAATGACCCCATTGAGCAAATGATTGAAGAAATTATCCGGGCTTGCCAGTACATGGCTAAGCGTCGGATCGGCGCTTTAATTTCTATTGAAGATACCCAATCGCTCACCGAATATGCCAACACGGGAATCAAATTGGACGCTGATATTACTGAACAACTCCTCATTAATATCTTCATCCCCAACACCCCGCTCCATGACGGGTCAGTGGTGATCCAAGATATGAAGATTAGCTCAGCAGCGAGTTTCCTCCCCCTCTCGGAAAACCCCGAAATTCCTAAAGAATTAGGAACCCGCCACCGGGCTGCGGTTGGCCTCAGTGAAGTCACCGATGCGGTAGTTGTAGTGGTTTCTGAAGAGACCGGTGACATTTCCCTCACCTATAAAGGAAAAATTATGCGCGACCTGTCTGAAGAAGAAATCCGCGAGACCCTCCGTCAACATTTTGCTGAGAGCGAAGACAGCGATGCCATTATTGAAGGCAACCACTTCTTGAAGAATATCTTCCAAAAGAAAAATGGAGGTGACAAAGATGAATAA
- a CDS encoding immunity protein Imm33 domain-containing protein, with product MNEWLPEGKLSLVSTNFFQRKAPLLWAWREAPALVNDSGWRFLSQADTTTSLKHSQAKLVSYEQVLALEPAIAFIYRYPLGADMQFSNKTNPPHFVYNDSYEKVRPIPANEDYPIKDPVFKRHFPSFVQSYQGDKTGLSWSYQLSQEELAQLNHLNGELVTFFNLCLEQTDRLDNDLDYYLLAGLALGFLHISDEASPADHWQDNVNNVIANALFTRFSYPLEKGKQVVLQFLSDRKSSPVAQQIHLYGEQMRLWYQANQKQRIQGEYQGLRNHYIKD from the coding sequence ATGAATGAATGGCTACCAGAAGGCAAGCTATCGCTGGTGTCCACCAATTTCTTTCAAAGAAAGGCCCCGTTGTTGTGGGCCTGGCGAGAAGCCCCCGCATTGGTGAATGATAGCGGCTGGCGTTTTTTAAGTCAGGCGGATACCACCACTTCTCTTAAGCATTCCCAGGCCAAGTTAGTCAGCTATGAGCAAGTCCTAGCCCTTGAGCCTGCCATTGCTTTTATTTACCGCTATCCCCTGGGAGCTGACATGCAATTCTCCAATAAGACCAACCCGCCTCACTTTGTCTACAATGATAGCTATGAGAAGGTCCGTCCTATTCCAGCTAACGAAGATTATCCAATCAAGGACCCGGTCTTCAAACGTCACTTTCCTTCCTTTGTCCAATCCTACCAGGGGGATAAGACCGGATTAAGCTGGTCCTATCAGTTATCTCAGGAAGAACTGGCCCAGCTTAACCACTTAAATGGCGAACTTGTTACTTTCTTTAATCTCTGCCTGGAACAAACAGATCGTTTAGATAATGACTTGGACTACTATTTACTTGCTGGCCTGGCTTTGGGCTTCCTACATATTAGTGATGAGGCTAGTCCTGCTGACCATTGGCAGGATAATGTCAATAATGTGATCGCCAATGCCCTCTTTACTCGTTTCTCCTATCCTTTAGAAAAGGGCAAGCAGGTCGTCTTACAATTTCTAAGCGACCGCAAAAGTTCTCCTGTTGCCCAACAAATTCACCTTTATGGTGAGCAGATGCGTCTGTGGTACCAAGCCAATCAAAAGCAGCGCATCCAAGGAGAATACCAGGGTTTGCGAAATCATTATATAAAAGATTAA
- a CDS encoding aminotransferase class V-fold PLP-dependent enzyme, translated as MEHIETYLAQLGNRSDQRTGAVNTPIYLSTAYAHPGLGESTGFDYSRTANPTRNILQEGIKNLEAGDYGFATSSGMAAIQLVIEGLLEAGDHVVTLQDLYGGTYRYFHAVEERGQYRFTYCLSAEEIEQSLNDDVKLVFIETPTNPMMTEFDIQAIADKAHAVGALVVVDNTFYTPVLQQPLRQGADVVVHSATKYLAGHNDVLAGLVACRGEAIGEALAFQLNTTGATLGPIDCWLTIRGLKTLALRMNQHQSNAQAIVDYLKTESLVSQVFYTGKGGMVTFEMADQSKINDWLHAVKIFTFAESLGGVESLVTYPKTQTHADIPEELRLKYGLNDGIVRLSVGIENGQDLVKDLRNAFDHIR; from the coding sequence ATGGAACATATTGAAACCTACCTTGCTCAGCTTGGTAACCGCAGCGATCAACGTACTGGAGCCGTTAACACACCAATTTATTTAAGTACTGCCTACGCTCACCCTGGTTTGGGCGAGTCCACTGGATTCGATTATTCTCGGACAGCCAACCCGACTCGAAATATCCTACAAGAGGGGATTAAAAATTTAGAAGCGGGCGACTATGGTTTTGCCACGAGCTCAGGGATGGCAGCCATCCAACTAGTCATTGAAGGGCTTTTAGAAGCGGGCGACCATGTCGTCACCTTGCAAGACTTATATGGGGGCACCTACCGCTACTTCCATGCCGTAGAAGAACGCGGCCAATATCGCTTTACTTACTGTTTAAGCGCAGAAGAAATTGAACAGTCCTTAAATGATGATGTTAAATTAGTCTTCATTGAAACGCCAACCAATCCAATGATGACGGAATTCGATATCCAAGCCATCGCTGATAAGGCGCATGCCGTTGGGGCCTTGGTAGTTGTGGATAATACCTTCTATACCCCTGTCTTACAGCAACCTCTTCGCCAAGGGGCAGATGTTGTAGTTCATTCGGCCACCAAGTATCTCGCCGGGCATAATGATGTTTTAGCTGGCTTGGTAGCCTGTAGGGGCGAAGCCATTGGTGAAGCCCTAGCCTTCCAGTTAAATACCACAGGAGCAACTTTAGGTCCAATTGATTGTTGGTTGACCATTCGTGGGCTCAAAACTTTGGCCTTACGGATGAACCAACACCAGTCTAATGCCCAAGCCATTGTTGATTACCTAAAAACTGAGTCATTAGTTTCCCAAGTCTTTTATACAGGAAAAGGCGGTATGGTAACCTTTGAAATGGCTGACCAAAGTAAAATCAATGACTGGTTACATGCGGTTAAAATATTTACCTTCGCAGAAAGCTTGGGTGGGGTAGAGAGTTTGGTCACTTATCCAAAAACCCAGACCCATGCCGATATTCCAGAAGAATTACGGCTTAAATATGGTCTCAATGATGGGATTGTCCGCTTGTCAGTCGGCATTGAAAATGGCCAAGACTTAGTAAAGGATCTAAGGAATGCATTTGATCACATACGTTAA
- the glmM gene encoding phosphoglucosamine mutase, with translation MLKYFGTDGVRGEANKELTPELAFKLGRFGGYVLLQHAKEEQKHPRVLVARDTRISGQLLEHALISGLLSVGIEVLQLGVITTPAVAYLTRTTGVTAGVMISASHNPAKDNGIKFFGSDGFKLSDDQEAEIEYYLDQEEDSLPRPSAQGLGTVSEYPEGVAKYLEFLQTTISNDLSGLKLCIDAANGSAAPLVNRLFADLNADFYARATRPDGLNINDNCGSTHPGELQKLVLEQGADAGVAFDGDADRCIAVDDKGRLVDGDHIMYICGKYLKDHGKLKDDTIVATVMSNLGFHKAVEAAGMNDKVTKVGDRYVVEEMRKGDYTLGGEQSGHVIFMNHNTTGDGLLTAIQLLFVLKQSGKKLSELADEMPSYPQELINVKVTRAGKEEAMNNAEVEAEIDAVESELGEEGRVLVRPSGTENLLRVMVEAQSDDLALSYAQRIADKVADIYGVEE, from the coding sequence ATGTTAAAATATTTTGGAACTGACGGTGTTCGCGGAGAAGCCAATAAGGAACTTACCCCTGAATTGGCCTTTAAATTAGGCCGCTTTGGTGGCTATGTCTTGCTCCAACACGCCAAGGAAGAACAAAAGCATCCCCGTGTCCTCGTTGCCCGCGATACACGGATTTCTGGTCAGTTATTAGAACACGCCTTAATTTCAGGGCTTTTATCTGTCGGCATTGAAGTGTTACAGCTGGGCGTTATTACCACACCAGCTGTCGCTTATCTCACCCGGACTACCGGGGTAACTGCTGGGGTAATGATCTCAGCCAGCCACAATCCTGCCAAGGATAACGGCATCAAATTCTTTGGTAGTGACGGCTTTAAATTATCGGATGACCAAGAAGCTGAAATTGAATACTACTTAGACCAAGAAGAGGACAGCTTACCTCGTCCTAGTGCCCAAGGCTTAGGGACGGTCAGTGAGTATCCAGAAGGGGTAGCCAAGTACCTCGAATTTCTTCAAACCACCATTTCTAATGATTTATCCGGCTTAAAACTCTGTATTGACGCTGCTAATGGTTCCGCTGCACCTTTAGTCAACCGTCTCTTTGCTGATTTAAATGCAGACTTCTATGCCCGGGCGACCCGTCCTGATGGTCTAAACATTAACGATAACTGCGGGTCTACCCACCCTGGTGAACTCCAAAAACTGGTCCTCGAACAAGGGGCTGACGCTGGGGTTGCCTTTGATGGGGACGCTGACCGCTGCATTGCTGTTGATGACAAGGGCCGTTTAGTGGATGGCGACCATATCATGTACATCTGTGGGAAATACCTCAAAGACCATGGCAAGTTAAAAGACGACACCATTGTTGCTACCGTCATGTCTAATTTAGGTTTCCATAAGGCTGTTGAAGCTGCAGGGATGAACGATAAGGTCACCAAGGTAGGCGACCGCTATGTGGTTGAAGAAATGCGTAAAGGCGACTACACCCTAGGAGGAGAACAATCCGGCCATGTTATCTTTATGAACCATAACACAACCGGTGACGGCCTCTTAACCGCCATTCAATTACTCTTCGTCCTCAAACAATCCGGGAAGAAACTCAGCGAATTAGCTGATGAAATGCCAAGCTATCCTCAAGAGCTCATCAATGTCAAAGTGACCCGTGCCGGCAAGGAAGAAGCCATGAATAACGCGGAAGTCGAAGCAGAAATTGATGCGGTTGAAAGTGAATTAGGGGAAGAAGGTCGGGTTTTAGTCCGTCCTAGCGGTACCGAAAACTTACTCCGGGTCATGGTCGAAGCTCAAAGTGATGACCTCGCCTTAAGCTATGCCCAACGCATTGCTGACAAAGTTGCTGACATTTACGGGGTAGAAGAATAA
- a CDS encoding GNAT family N-acetyltransferase produces the protein MSYEIKKDGNAFIIEGEEGQRIGEITWSPAENFVIADHTWTHPSLRGKGVAGQLLDHLVDYMKEEGKYILASCPYVVEKFKRQPQKYDFINYQKQGQDKN, from the coding sequence ATGTCTTACGAAATTAAGAAAGACGGTAATGCTTTTATTATTGAAGGTGAAGAGGGCCAAAGGATTGGAGAAATCACCTGGAGTCCAGCGGAAAACTTTGTGATTGCTGACCATACCTGGACCCATCCTTCCCTTAGAGGCAAGGGAGTGGCCGGGCAGTTACTGGACCACTTGGTGGATTATATGAAAGAGGAAGGTAAATACATCTTAGCTAGCTGTCCTTATGTGGTAGAAAAATTTAAACGCCAACCCCAAAAATACGACTTTATTAACTACCAAAAACAAGGCCAAGATAAAAACTAA
- a CDS encoding CdaR family protein, whose translation MNKLYENKAAMIFFSLLLALFLFIFVKAERYNNNPVSFFTNISETKSETISDVPVYVSGDVDDYYITGLPETVSVEISGPSNIIDQTLQAREFKVVTENLEELGEGSHYVQLTMTNISKDLNYRISPSSVEINIAQLQSQKYPVEIHVNPTNLAPGYEIHATKATPAEVTLTGSAESLSKIASVSVDVSLPNNTNSDYHGSGRVIVKDREGNILNITANPSQVGVDIAIGKQGSSVPIQIDLDNPNDDYTYDLSNWSTRQVTLFGDEKALAAIQAVVGHIDVSGITQSQRVQVALERPDNVEAMEPESITLTVTARPKNSGQRSEASSDSSSQARQETSKDESQPATNRQRESSSQAEAKSSSP comes from the coding sequence ATGAATAAGCTCTATGAAAATAAAGCCGCCATGATTTTTTTCTCACTCTTACTGGCCCTTTTCCTCTTTATCTTTGTCAAAGCGGAACGTTATAATAATAACCCGGTCAGTTTCTTCACTAATATCAGTGAAACCAAGTCAGAAACCATTTCCGACGTTCCTGTCTATGTCAGTGGTGATGTGGATGACTACTATATTACCGGACTCCCTGAAACTGTCTCTGTGGAAATTTCAGGTCCAAGTAATATCATCGACCAAACTCTGCAAGCTCGCGAGTTTAAGGTCGTGACTGAAAACCTGGAAGAACTCGGCGAAGGATCGCACTATGTACAGCTCACCATGACTAATATTTCTAAAGACCTCAATTATCGAATCTCACCTTCCAGTGTTGAAATCAATATTGCTCAACTGCAAAGTCAAAAATACCCGGTGGAAATCCATGTTAATCCGACCAACTTGGCCCCTGGCTATGAAATTCATGCGACTAAGGCCACACCAGCAGAAGTCACCTTGACCGGATCAGCCGAAAGCCTCAGCAAGATTGCCTCAGTGAGTGTCGACGTCAGCCTCCCTAACAATACCAATTCCGACTACCACGGCAGTGGCCGGGTCATTGTCAAGGATCGCGAAGGCAATATCTTAAACATCACTGCTAACCCAAGTCAAGTGGGCGTCGATATAGCCATCGGTAAACAGGGGAGCTCGGTACCTATTCAAATCGACCTCGATAATCCTAATGATGACTACACTTATGACTTAAGTAACTGGTCCACCCGGCAAGTGACCCTCTTTGGTGATGAGAAGGCCCTAGCCGCTATCCAAGCCGTTGTCGGTCATATTGACGTCAGCGGGATCACCCAAAGTCAACGAGTCCAAGTGGCTCTAGAGCGTCCCGATAATGTTGAAGCCATGGAGCCCGAATCCATCACCCTCACCGTGACCGCCCGTCCCAAAAACAGCGGCCAAAGAAGTGAAGCCTCCAGTGATTCTTCTAGCCAGGCAAGGCAGGAGACTAGCAAGGATGAAAGCCAACCAGCCACTAACCGGCAAAGGGAATCGAGCAGTCAAGCAGAGGCTAAGTCTAGTTCCCCCTAA
- the apf gene encoding aggregation-promoting factor has translation MNMKKVLVGTSIALSALVSFAAGETTEAHAAEWQARSVEEIKADFQKLDDNEKVYVIKSGDTLNAIAQAADVNTKELAEINNIENANLIFPGTKLTFKSDQSGKVNEVEVEKQGQAAQVYTVDETAGQTYQAPATVQAAPAAAPAPAPAPAPAQSAYTGSSSSAKEIIAQRESGGSYSATNGQYIGRYQLSASYLNGDYSPANQERVADQYVAGRYGSWDNALAFWNANGWY, from the coding sequence ATGAATATGAAGAAAGTTTTAGTAGGTACCTCAATCGCTTTATCAGCCTTAGTAAGTTTTGCTGCTGGGGAAACGACTGAAGCACACGCAGCTGAATGGCAAGCACGTTCAGTTGAAGAAATCAAAGCTGACTTCCAAAAATTAGATGACAACGAAAAAGTTTATGTCATTAAATCTGGTGACACCTTAAACGCTATTGCTCAAGCAGCAGACGTGAACACCAAAGAACTAGCTGAAATCAACAACATCGAAAATGCTAACTTAATCTTCCCAGGAACTAAATTAACCTTCAAATCTGACCAATCAGGTAAGGTTAATGAAGTTGAAGTAGAAAAACAAGGTCAAGCAGCTCAAGTTTACACCGTCGATGAAACTGCTGGTCAAACCTACCAAGCACCTGCAACTGTTCAAGCTGCACCAGCTGCTGCTCCAGCACCTGCACCTGCACCAGCTCCAGCACAAAGCGCTTACACTGGTTCTTCTTCATCCGCTAAAGAAATCATTGCTCAACGTGAATCTGGTGGTTCATACTCAGCAACTAACGGCCAATACATCGGACGTTACCAATTAAGCGCTTCTTACTTAAATGGTGACTACTCCCCAGCTAACCAAGAACGTGTGGCTGACCAATACGTAGCCGGTCGTTACGGTTCATGGGACAACGCTCTAGCATTCTGGAACGCTAACGGTTGGTACTAA
- the yidD gene encoding membrane protein insertion efficiency factor YidD: MLTYILQALVKFYQRFISPALPPSCRYYPTCSTYMLRALEKHGFFKGALMGLARILRCHPYARGGVDPVPDHFSLKRNDQEVNPRERAALARLSKK, from the coding sequence ATGTTAACTTATATACTGCAAGCGCTGGTAAAGTTTTACCAGCGTTTTATTTCGCCTGCCTTACCGCCCTCTTGTCGTTACTATCCCACTTGCTCCACTTATATGCTTAGGGCTCTGGAAAAGCATGGCTTTTTTAAGGGAGCATTGATGGGGCTGGCCCGGATCCTACGCTGTCATCCCTATGCCCGTGGCGGCGTCGACCCAGTTCCCGATCATTTTAGCCTCAAACGCAATGACCAAGAAGTCAACCCCAGAGAACGCGCAGCCCTGGCCAGACTAAGTAAGAAATAA
- the nadC gene encoding carboxylating nicotinate-nucleotide diphosphorylase gives MANPKQVSNFRNLNQDIIDELITLAFKEDIPYEDLSTNAIYQGQAAQVELLAKEAGVICGLDLFQRVFFHLDPEVQFESWVRDGDRVANQETLMVIKASVNTLLSGERIALNFLQRMSGIATATRRFVDALEGSGIKLLDTRKTTPAYRPLEKYAVRVGGGYNHRYSLSDQIMLKDNHVAAAGGVKAAIQAAKAYAPFVKKIEIEVEDLDMVRAAVEAGADIIMLDNMDHDTMEEAIAIINGQAIIEASGNFTWDNVTDYKDLAIDYISSGAITHSAGILDLSLKHLKVSE, from the coding sequence ATGGCTAATCCAAAACAAGTGTCTAATTTTAGAAATCTGAACCAAGATATTATTGATGAATTAATTACCCTAGCCTTTAAGGAAGATATTCCTTATGAGGACCTGTCGACCAATGCCATTTATCAAGGGCAAGCGGCCCAGGTGGAGCTCTTGGCTAAGGAAGCGGGAGTGATTTGTGGTTTGGATCTCTTCCAGCGGGTTTTCTTCCATTTGGATCCTGAGGTTCAATTTGAGAGCTGGGTTCGAGATGGTGACCGGGTGGCGAACCAAGAGACTCTGATGGTGATCAAGGCCTCCGTCAATACCCTCTTAAGTGGCGAACGGATTGCCCTCAACTTCCTTCAGAGAATGAGTGGGATTGCTACGGCTACCCGTCGTTTTGTAGATGCCTTGGAAGGCAGTGGCATTAAGCTATTGGATACCCGTAAAACTACCCCAGCCTACCGTCCCTTGGAAAAATATGCAGTCCGGGTAGGGGGCGGTTATAACCACCGTTACTCACTCTCTGATCAAATTATGCTCAAGGATAACCATGTTGCTGCAGCCGGTGGGGTCAAAGCAGCCATCCAAGCGGCTAAGGCCTATGCTCCTTTTGTGAAGAAGATTGAAATTGAAGTCGAGGATTTGGACATGGTCAGAGCGGCAGTGGAAGCGGGAGCCGATATTATTATGCTCGATAATATGGACCATGACACCATGGAGGAAGCCATTGCAATCATTAACGGTCAAGCGATTATAGAAGCTTCAGGAAACTTTACCTGGGATAATGTCACAGATTATAAGGACCTAGCCATTGACTATATCTCTAGTGGGGCCATTACCCATTCGGCTGGAATCTTAGATTTGTCCCTCAAACATCTGAAAGTTAGCGAATAG